Genomic DNA from Scatophagus argus isolate fScaArg1 chromosome 15, fScaArg1.pri, whole genome shotgun sequence:
TAACTAGCAGTGCAAGCTTCCCATCATagttttgtatgtctgtgttcaTTCTGTACCGTAGGAGCCCAGTGTGTCCATGAACTGATCACTTTGgttaaatattagaaaataacatGCTGACTTGAAGCATGAGACAGGACGTTTGGTCTGGTCTGTGATGGTCATGTGGTTTGACATCCAACTTTCTACCCTGACTGTCTCTGTCCAACTTTTTGCTGCAGTGTACAAACtgtaataatttaacaaaacaattgaatatttttaaaatgtgcttagAACACAAAAGTTAGTTGTGACTTGAGTCTTCAAGTGTGTGTCCATCCACCTGAGTGGAAACACcagaacatttttttggttGGCTGAGTTGGAAAAGTTGGTGTTTTGAGGCAAAGAAAGATGCGATTGAGTTGACCTCATGCTGGTGTTCAAGCAGCACCGCTTGTTCTCTTCTTGTGTGGTGAGTTTTTGCTCGCTCATTCCTCTCCGGTGTGACTGAGATGCCGGCCTCTACTTATGTAGACACTTGTCAGACGTAATAATGTCTTACTGCTcatgtctctttctccatctgcctGCTTTTCAGTGATGTCACCATGTTCACTGGTTTCAACCATCAACAAGTAAAATGTTTACAGGACAAAGgtaacaaaagtacaaaaatgagATCAGAGATAAGTTGTACTAAAGCACGACAAGCCTTGAAAATTGGTTTCTCAAGCTCAGAATATGTATTTTACAGACAATATGTGGTTTGGTGGCAGAAGAGGACCATGATTCACTTGCTGTgagaagcaacagcagcagctttctgtgcacagctgcacaaagaAGATGAGCACAAACGTCAGTCTGGAGCTGATGATCCAATTCTGTGTAACACAACActtaaaactgtatttcatgACCGGAGCCACGTATGTACCTATTTGAAGATGCTGCAGGATCCCTGAAAggtgtcatgtgactgtttgtctggTGCCCTGCCCCTACCAGGTGTGCCTCGCTCTTCTGACATTGTGTGAACAGTAAAATCAGCAGGCGCTGAAGGCATCAGCCACGAGTATTTAAGTGTGGAGAAGATGCGACTGATATTCAGACCGGGGAAAGACGAGGAACCACAATCGCACCTCTGTGGTGAGTCCTTCTTGTTCCTGTGGATGTTGTAAGGAAACTGAGCGGAAGTTTTCTTTGAGCTCTTTGGCATAGAAAATTGAACCAAAATGCAGACCTGACTCGCTGTAGGCTACAATACATTGGCACTGAATGCTGTTTCTAACAGAGATGAACTGTGTGATATTTCCACAGTCCATTCCAGCTGTAGAGCGCTGAGAGAATCACCCCTGAGCCATGCGTCCTCTCGTGGTTTCTGCCATCTTACTTCTGGTGGCTCTGATGCACATGGCGGAGGCTAACGTTGGTAAGAATCACCCCATCACTAATGTTCTACACAGAGGAACCCAACAGGAAgccaaacatgacaaactttCTTCTGTCTTAAAGCTACAATTTCTAGAATCTGTAACAGCAAGTATCCAGACGTAAAATGCAACGTGAAAGACTGGTACAGGCTGGATAACAAGCGATGCATGAAGATCTACGTAGAACGCCTGACCTTTTCTGATGCagaggtgacacacactcacatatgtgAGAATGGGGACACAAATTCCTTTCAGACAGTCGTGGTGAAATGgatgtgattcttcttcttatttctctttatttcagaAACGTTGTAAGGCAGACGGTGGGCAACTGGTGTCAATACACAACCTTGACAACTATGACAAAGTGCTGTGTAACATGTTCAGGTTTGCTATTAGGAAACAGGTTTTCTGGATTGGAGCCAGGAGAGGTGGGGTGAGTCCTGAATTCCTCTGTACATACATAAGGAAGATGAGTGAGTGGAGagctgatggatggatgaatcaaATACTACgatgactgacagaaagaaaaatgctgtttcttcttcccatttgactgaccttttctttctAGCATGGCTTTTATTGGGTTGATGGAAGTGGACGCATGGGGTTCAGCAGATGGGCGAGATGGCAACCAGACAACTGGTTTAACAGGGAGCACTGTGTCGAGATGAATTACGGGAGTAAGTTAGAAAGAAATGGGGCAGTGGGAGTGTTTATGAATTAAAggggtgaagaaaataaattgagtgACTTATCTGTACATAATAACAAAAGGTTATTCAGTCTTGACTCTGACTTCATGTCATTAAACCAGTGGAGGATTCAGACAGAGTGTTTTAATTTACGTAAATGTTGAATTCACATAATAACACGGctggtgttcatgttgtgttttccaggttgggGACGTTGGAACGATGAAAACTGCAATTCCAAGAGGCCCTTTATGTGTGCCAAAAACATGTGATCATCATCAGTAATGTTTGATTGACAAGatgatcttttaaaatgtgctgcagctgggcTTGTTTCATGGCAACCactgcaaacatgcagcaagTTTTAAGCattaagaaaaaagaacaaaaaatgactCCAATAAACTAtcagcatcagaaaacacacgTCCAtggttcttgttttatttgtgtgttctgcTCACATGATTGTTGGTGATTATCGTTTTCTGTTGTCTAGATTTAGAATTAGTTATctatttgattaaaatacatGGTTGTTAGTTCACTTTTAAGGACATTTAATATCTACACACCTCAAAACCTTTAACAGAATGGTCTCAACAAGGCAATAAGTCTGTGATTCTCATGACAAAGTTGATTGATCCCAGtgctttctctgtcagtttctcTGCCACAGAATCTAATGTGGTCGGCTCCTGTGTCCATGTCCTCATCACACGTTTCTTTCTTCTACCTCATAGCgtcagttttgcatgtttttgtttttttgccacatttgacgatttttggtttattttcatcatgaaatgaattgtgtttgtaatgtgtgtcTCGACaatttttatcatttcttatacattttatatgtcTTAAAAAACTTCACGTTCGATTTTCTAACATGTGTTAAAAGGTCAGTTTCCTTTACTGCATGCTTGCTGAGCCTCACACTAACTTCTAAGTCAATGGGCCCTCAGGACTTCAACTGAAGAGTACCTGTTCCCAGATTCAATGTACAAGATACTATTGCGTTCTAACCTGAAGCATTGAGGTGGAGGATGacaaaggaggaagatgaggaggagaaggaccaAATGAGAAATACAGCAGGCCCATGAACAGAACTGCCTGGACCAGAATTGTCGTTAAACCTTGATGCTATGTCTCTAATTTTCACAGGACAATTCCCAAGAAGGTATAAGACGTTCCTTTTGCGTTACCTGAGTCTTGAACTCACAACTTTTTCCAGCAATGGTACATTGTTATGCAACTCTGTCCATGTActccccccccaccctctctctctctctctctctctctctctctctctctctctctctctctctctctctctctctctctcacaacccaagcggtcaaggcagatggctgcccacgttgagccggggtctgctccgaggtttctgccttctaaaaggaagtttttccgtgccactgtcgccaagtgctcgCTCATGGGGGTCTTGTTGGGTTACTCTGCACCAACACATGTCTAGAGCTTGGCCTAGACATGCTCTAATCGGAAAGCATCATCAAACAACTTTTATGATTAATGGTtatgatttggcactatataagTACATTTAATTGAATACATTGAATTGAATATCAAACAAGTAACaccttttaattaaaatgcacttGATGACCTAATTATTGAGAGATGTGTCGACAAACCTTGGAAAGTGAGAATTTGTTTGTGAAGCTAGTAGCTAAGCTACTGCCTAACCATCACCACAAGAGAGGAACACTGACCGTGCAAAGACTGACCTCAGTTCAGCTGAACTACCATCTTACTCTACATCAAATAGGTCCAATAATTTAAGTTTTCTTTCTacttatgttttttaaatttgagttcTCCCCTGTCTACTGGGTAATAATGCTAGCTTGTTAGTTAGCATTAATGCTTGCTAATTAGCCTTTGAGACTCAAAACACAAGTCATAATTTTAGTGCTGCTTTGAAACTGTTTGAAAGGCTTCTGTATCTTTTTTCTTCCAagtctcttctttcttctcaagTTACTCAAAAGCTGGAAATTcacattaatgcatttattttaaaaaactgtaaaacgaatttcagtttgacaaagtcaaaaataacaacaaatactTAACCGGGCCGTGTATAAAGACAAATATGAGATAATAGGACTCAAAGTCAAACTGCTCAGTGCACATTTCTTTAGCACCATACTTGCAATATTTGCTTTGCAGTTACTGTATGCTTGTGAGATGTAAACACTTATTGTATGTGACATCTTCAGAATTTTGtgcttgttgctgttttgtggtTGCTTTTTCTTGATGACTGTTcacataaatgtttcatttgaaatactGTGTACTTTTAACAAATCCAACAATGTCTGAAAAACCTTTCCTCAGGCTAGaatatgtttgaaatgaaatgagttatTTTGCTGAACAAGAAAACCCACCAAAGATTTTGTAAATGAACTAATGGCAGAAAATTTGGTAAAAGCAGAgtcaattttttaaattcacattccAGTTTATGAACTGATGAAACGCTGAGAATAAAGGCCATTGAACTTGGGTGAAACTGAGCCATGGAAGTATCTTTCAGGATGCAGACGTACCCtggttgaatatttaaaagaataaagatgtGGAAACCCAAAATTGAAGAGACACGTGACAGTCATTTTGTGGAATAACGTGTTGATCTTGGCTCTCAACACAAAACAATTGTTCtgcaatattaataataatggtaCAAGTGTTTCCCTAAGGCTTCTTTCAGTACAGAAGACGTGACTTTTATCACCATCCTTTTTTACAAGATGGGATCAGGTGGCTTTTTCACCTGGGTGTAGTTTGTCCTTATGGGTAGAAAGCAGAGCAACATTAGGCCTCACTGGATGTGGTTATGGTTAGTTCATAAAGGCTTCCTCTGGTTTGTTATGTGATCCATTGGCTACTTTCAGTTACTTGTAACTAGCAGTGCAAGCTTCCCATCATagttttgtatgtctgtgttcaTTCTGTACCGTAGGAGCCCAGTGTGTCCATGAACTGATCACTTTGgttaaatattagaaaataacatGCTGACTTGAAGCATGAGACAGGACGTTTGGTCTGGTCTGTGATGGTCATGTGGTTTGACATCCAACTTTCTACCCTGACTGTCTCTGTCCAACTTTTTGCTGCAGTGTACAAACTGGGTGAGGAGCTCttagggtgaggagctctgtcacccgggaggagctcggagtagagccgctgctcctccacatcgaaaggagccagttgaggtggctcgggcatttgtccCGAATGtcccctggacgccttcctggggaggtgttccgggcatgccccaccgggaggaggccccgaggaagacccaggacacgctggagggactatgtcactcagctggcctgggaacgccttggggtccacccggaagagctggaggaagtgtctggggagagggaagtctgggtatccctgctcaagctgctgtccccgcgacccggtcccggataaagcggaagaagatggatggatggatggatggatgtacaaactgtaataatttaacaaaacaattgaatatttttaaaatgtgcttagAACACAAAAGTTAGTTGTGACTTGAGTCTTCAAGTGTGTGTCCATCCACCTGAGTGGAAACACcagaacatttttttggttGGCTGAGCTGGAAAAGTTGGTGTTTTGAGGCAAAGAAAGATGCGATTGAGTTGACCTCATGCTGGTGTTCAAGCAGCACCGCTTGTTCTCTTCTTGTGTGGTGAGTTTTTGCTCGCTCATTCCTCTCCGGTGTGACTGAGATGCCGGCCTCTACTTATGTAGACACTTGTCAGACGTAATAATGTCTTACTGCTcatgtctctttctccatctgcttGCTTTTCAGTGATGTCACCATGTTCACTGGTTTCAACCATCAACAAGTAAAATGTTTACAGGACAAAGgtaacaaaagtacaaaaatgagATCAGAGATAAGTTGTACTAAAGCACGACAAGCCTTGAAAATTGGTTTCTCAAGCTCAGAATATGTATTTTACAGACAATATGTGGTTTGGTGGCAGAAGAGGACCATGATTCACTTGCTGTgagaagcaacagcagcagctttctgtgcacagctgcacaaagaAGATGAGCACAAACGTCAGTCTGGAGCTGATGATCCAATTCTGTGTAACACAACActtaaaactgtatttcatgACCGGAGCCACGTATGTACCTATTTGAAGATGCTGCAGGATCCCTGAAAggtgtcatgtgactgtttgtctggTGCCCTGCCCCTACCAGGTGTGCCTCGCTCTTCTGACATTGTGTGAACAGTAAAATCAGCAGGCGCTGAAGGCATCAGCCACGAGTATTTAAGTGTGGAGAAGATGTGACTGATATTCAGACCGGGGAAAGACGAGGAACCGCAATCGCACCTCTGTGGTGAGTCCTTCTTGTTCCTGTGGATGTTGTAAGGAAACTGAGCGGAAGTTTTCTTTGAGCTCTTTGGCATAGAAAATTGAACCAAAATGCAGACCTGACTCGCTGTAGGCTACAATACATTGGCACTGAATGCTGTTTCTAACAGAGATGAACTGTGTGATATTTCCACAGTCCATTCCAGCTGTAGAGCGCTGAGAGAATCACCCCTGAGCCATGCGTCCTCTCGTGGTTTCTGCCATCTTACTTCTGGTGGCTCTGATGCACATGGCGGAGGCTAACGTTGGTAAGAATCACCCCATCACTAATGTTCTACACAGAGGAACCCAGCAGGAAgccaaacatgacaaactttCTTCTGTCTTAAAGCTACAATTTCTAGAATCTGTAACAGCAAGTATCCAGACGTAAAATGCAATGTGAAAGACTGGTACAGGCTGGATAACAAGCGATGCATGAAGATCTACGTAGAACGCCTGACCTTTTCTGATGCagaggtgacacacactcacatatgtgAGAATGGGGACACAAATTCCTTTCAGACAGTCGTGGTGAAATGgatgtgattcttcttcttatttctctttatttcagaAACGTTGTAAGGCAGACGGTGGGCAACTGGTGTCAATACACAACCTTGACAACTATGACAAAGTGCTGTGTAACATGTTCAGGTTTGCTATTAGGAAACAGGTTTTCTGGATTGGAGCCAGGAGAGGTGGGGTGAGTCCTGAATTCCTCTGTACATACATAAGGAAGATGAGTGAGTGGAGagctgatggatggatgaatcaaATACTGCgatgactgacagaaagaaaaatgctgtttcttcttcccatttgactgaccttttctttctAGCATGGATTTTATTGGGTTGATGGAAGTGGACGCATGGGGTTCAGCAGATGGGCGAGATGGCAACCAGACAACTGGTTTAACAGGGAGCACTGTGTCGAGATGAATTACGGGAGTAAGTTAGAAAGAAATGGGGCAGTGGGAGTGTTTATGAATCAAAggggtgaagaaaataaattgagtgACTTATCTGTACATAATAACAAAAGGTTATTCAGTCTTGACTCTGACTTCATGTCATGAAACCAGTGGAGGATTCAGACAGAGTGTTTTAATTTCCGTAAATGTTGAATTCACATAATGACACGGctggtgttcatgttgtgttttccaggttgggGACGTTGGAACGATGAAAACTGCAATTCCAAGAGGCCCTTTATGTGTGCCAAAAACATGTGATCATCATCAGTAATGTTTGATTGACAAGatgatcttttaaaatgtgctgcagctgggcTTGTTTCATGGTAACCactgcaaacatgcagcaagTTTTAAGCAttatgaaaaaagaacaaaaaaatgactcCAATAAACTAtcagcatcagaaaacacacgTCCAtggttcttgttttatttgtgtgttctgcTCACATGATTGTTGGTGCCATTGTGGAGGTACTCAAAAAGAATCCATCTGTACTGATGTCATCACAtcaatgcaaaacacaaactattAAAATATGAATCTGTAGAGACATAATGCAGACTGATGCTGCAGCATGTTTTGTAAATGATGACCGTTTAATGAGGGTTCTCCATGTGGGTGTTGGTTAGATACAGGTTCCTATTCTTTCCAAAAGTTTTCCAGCTTTCTTTTCAATACGGCGCCTGACTAactcaaaaattaaaatatatgaaagacCTTTCAGCGATGATGTGTTTATGCCCATGTTTTACCATTGTGTGCAAACAAACTTTGTTCATCCTTCTGGTTATTTGTGGTGTTTGAAGTAAGACAAGACGAGCATCGGGAAGATGTTTCTAATTCACCAATGGATATGaattgaagtgaactgcagaaTAATGGAGCAAATACTCATAGGCAGATTTACTTCATTCATCTTTTGCCcaggcagcacaaagacagctcaCTGAAGTGTCACCGGTTTCCCCACCAGAGGGAAACTCACAAATTCCTGAGGAAACAGAATGATAATGGTGTCTAAAGTCAGCTCTttaaaaatttgcatttttcttcatgccatgctgtcttttctcttgAACTGAAGTGCTGAACTGGAGTTGGAGGAGCAAAAGAGCACCCAAAGTGCTGTTGTTACCAGGCTGCCCTACACTGAACCATCTACAGCAGAGACctaaag
This window encodes:
- the LOC124072049 gene encoding lectin-like, with amino-acid sequence MRPLVVSAILLLVALMHMAEANVATISRICNSKYPDVKCNVKDWYRLDNKRCMKIYVERLTFSDAEKRCKADGGQLVSIHNLDNYDKVLCNMFRFAIRKQVFWIGARRGGHGFYWVDGSGRMGFSRWARWQPDNWFNREHCVEMNYGSWGRWNDENCNSKRPFMCAKNM